A genomic segment from Nematostella vectensis chromosome 6, jaNemVect1.1, whole genome shotgun sequence encodes:
- the LOC5509262 gene encoding matrix metalloproteinase-14: protein MTLSSLIVFVSFLLFLTEVDSRPVEEGTYDSVNSRLPRRTKRFPTISANLRNLPKGKKTRLPSPQYLLKDVYIFKDLFEEKQSSDDSHTGRDTALNLNTLQGKLRLKLHQFDEAQTLSSPRCGVTEQNMRKGRETLRDFANRLRVTTTRRVRRFVTQGSKWSHSKIRWTIKSGDFSSKMSEASVKSVLTNAFRTWAEVIPLVFRWEPIATRADITIRFVTGYHGDSKSFDGPGNELAHAFYPQYGGDIHFDDDEPWTPSTSDATHKSLLKVATHEIGHSLGLSHSTQAGSIMNPVYALVGTSLGDDDIKGVQSLYGLCDPIKIDAIESYMHNGQTYIFKGSSYWRYDDLNKRAAPGYPTPITAWLGVPNDIDEAFLWGHNWQYYFFKGPDYYRYNGVTDSVDPGYPRLISQGWPGLPASGIDAGFTFSNQVSYFFKGDLCYQFDNTLGRVATGWPKLIRDVWSGVPNDLDSVFRWYNDGETYFFKGQNYWKWDSSTYRARGPFTIMHGWQNLCEV, encoded by the exons ATGACGCTCAGTTCACTGATAGTATTTGTGtcgtttttattatttttgacgGAGGTCGACTCTCGACCGGTGGAGGAAGGCACTTACGACTCGGTAAACTCAAGATTACCTCGACGGACGAAA AGATTCCCCACGATCAGTGCGAATCTGAGAAATTTACCCAAAGGCAAGAAAACAAGATTGCCTTCTCCACAGTATTTATTGAAAGATGTTTATATTTTCAAAGACTTGTTCGAGGAGAAACAATCCTCGGATGATAGTCACACAGGAAGAGACACGGCATTGAATTTAAACACGTTACAGGGCAAACTACGGTTGAAACTCCATCAGTTTGACGAAGCACAGACTCTAAGCTCACCACGATGCGGCGTTACTGAACAAAACATGAGAAAGGGGAGGGAGACCCTCAGAGACTTCGCCAACAGACTTCGGGTCACAACAACAAGAAGGGTTCGCAGATTCGTTACCCAGGGAAGCAAATGGTCACATTCTAAGATTCGCTGGACGATTAAATCGGGTGATTTTAGCTCAAAGATGAGTGAGGCTTCTGTGAAGTCGGTACTTACTAACGCCTTCCGCACATGGGCTGAGGTCATTCCTCTTGTCTTCCGATGGGAACCGATCGCTACAAGAGCCGACATTACCATTCGTTTTGTTACAG GTTACCATGGCGACTCGAAGAGCTTCGACGGTCCTGGCAACGAGCTTGCGCATGCGTTTTACCCCCAATATGGCGGCGACATCCACTTCGACGATGACGAGCCGTGGACGCCGTCGACGAGCGACGCTACGCACAAGAGTCTCCTGAAGGTGGCGACGCACGAGATTGGCCACAGCCTAGGCCTGTCCCACTCCACCCAGGCAGGGTCCATTATGAACCCTGTGTATGCGCTCGTGGGGACCTCCCTCGGAGATGACGACATTAAAGGTGTCCAGAGCCTTTACG GTCTGTGCGATCCCATCAAAATCGATGCCATCGAGTCTTACATGCATAACGGTCAGACCTACATCTTCAAGGGCTCAAGCTACTGGCGATACGACGACCTCAACAAACGCGCCGCACCAGGCTACCCTACTCCAATCACAGCCTGGCTTGGCGTGCCCAACGACATTGACGAGGCGTTTCTATGGGGACACAACTGGCAGTACTACTTTTTTAAAGGCCCAGACTACTACAGATACAACGGTGTCACCGACTCTGTAGACCCAGGCTACCCGCGGTTGATTTCGCAAGGGTGGCCTGGACTCCCTGCCAGTGGCATCGACGCCGGATTCACTTTCTCTAACCAAGTGAGTTACTTCTTCAAAGGTGACTTGTGCTATCAGTTTGATAACACGTTAGGACGTGTCGCAACTGGATGGCCCAAGCTAATCCGTGATGTCTGGTCAGGGGTACCTAACGATCTGGACTCGGTGTTtcgttggtataatgatggcGAGACGTATTTCTTCAAGGGGCAAAATTACTGGAAATGGGACAGTTCAACTTACCGTGCTAGGGGACCGTTCACTATCATGCATGGCTGGCAAAACCTATGTGAGGTATAA